The proteins below come from a single Pleuronectes platessa chromosome 1, fPlePla1.1, whole genome shotgun sequence genomic window:
- the plekho2 gene encoding probable replication factor C subunit 1 has protein sequence MEDGVKEPKFLDLTGWVKKAPGRLLASYKDRYIHVEKTEIVVYENEDLQKCVERIDLENYDRCHELKSPFKKRHRLILIRSIKSRNKVTDVKFQAQTAEEKEAWIKAFTEGINRAKNKVFDEVKVDESSNLDHVTRTRPKGNRNRRPPTRIHMKEVAVMSSDGILHLDLDLEDTVMPSGTHHANTDGTETPKEAITFLMPFLNVTDAEDKQSESSAEEIKQEDSPKKNIIKPPMPPTKDRKPSSVPEDEPDKDEASKKRVLKPPTPPSKEAKSFITPIEEATEESNIEKMSEKSPDAWKITGAPPTPPNKPSSGSPFSSLKEPSQSRLNPHPPTPPSKEKKPSQPVPDQEVQGKADGNKKKDEDTRKETTGTAIETDEDGHSIFKEALENIKDDLCPSTEEQVSEEASREYVSSHSPLLTHKNKPEEPAQSDTQDSKEKPTISQPRPAPDTFDSSLQAEERISKNQVPSIVSSEEPYTDSFNLSPLLCHLPGEKKRKAEEKSVDSGQHSDNDSEGSGSEDTLAATTASLRGSQSGLDVLDAREDIIQISGQHSYNLQDITKPQVKSKVFPFPHSKPTIPLKPSTKVRSASIGDLLSDSLVCVQVRQHTIALAPNNSSPTDDVMQLETEVALEMEKTDELLSKMSQFKNKGDGEGKPENLLAEAMEKLRKADHVLREVKKLKIAKNPIYRKSW, from the exons GGTGTGAAAGAGCCAAAGTTCCTGGATCTGACAGGTTGGGTGAAGAAGGCTCCTGGCAGACTGTTGGCAAGCTATAAGGACCGCTATATTCATGTGGAAAAGACAGAGATTGTAGTGTATGAAAATGAG GACCTCCAGAAGTGCGTGGAGAGAATTGACCTGGAAAACTATGACAGATGTCATGAACTAAAGAGCCCCTTCAAGAAGAGGCACAGACTGATACTGATTCGATCAATCAAGTCTAGAAATAAG GTCACTGATGTTAAGTTCCAGGCTCAAACAGCAGAAGAGAAGGAAGCTTGGATCAAAGCCTTTACTGAAGGCATCAATCGAGCAAAGAACAAAGTCTTCGATGAG GTGAAGGTTGATGAAAGCAGTAATTTAGACCATGTTACTCGAACAAGGCCTAAAGGGAACCGTAACCGGCGGCCACCAACAAGGATACACATgaaagag GTAGCTGTTATGTCGTCTGATGGTATCCTACATTTGGATCTTGATCTGGAGGATACTGTAATGCCTAGTGGGACCCATCATGCCAATACTGATGGTACTGAGACCCCTAAAGAAGCCATCACATTCTTAATGCCGTTTCTTAATGTCACTGATGCTGAAGACAAACAGTCCGAGTCAAGTGCTGAGGAGATTAAACAAGAGGATAGTCCCAAGAAAAACATAATCAAACCTCCAATGCCCCCTACCAAAGACCGTAAACCCAGTTCAGTACCCGAGGATGAACCTGATAAGGATGAGGCCTCAAAGAAAAGG GTTCTGAAGCCGCCTACGCCTCCATCTAAAGAGGCAAAGTCCTTTATCACACCTATTGAGGAGGCTACAGAGGAGAGCAACATTGAGAAGATGTCTGAAAAGAGTCCTGATGCCTGGAAAATAACAGGTGCACCACCAACCCCACCCAACAAACCCAGCTCCGGAAGCCCCTTTAGCAGCCTCAAAGAACCATCACAATCCAGACTAAACCCCCACCCTCCTACCCCCCCATCAAAAGAGAAGAAGCCCTCTCAACCTGTTCCAGACCAAGAGGTTCAAGGCAAAGCAGATGGGAATAAGAAGAAAGATGAGGACACTAGAAAGGAGACAACAGGAACAGCAATAGAAACAGATGAGGATGGTCATTCAATTTTCAAAGAAGCTCTGGAGAACATAAAAGATGATTTATGTCCTAGCACAGAAGAACAGGTTTCTGAAGAAGCATCAAGGGAGTATGTAAGCAGTCATTCTCCGCTTTTAACCCACAAGAACAAACCAGAGGAACCTGCTCAGTCTGACACACAAGATTCAAAAGAGAAGCCAACTATAAGTCAGCCAAGACCAGCCCCAGATACTTTCGACAGTTCTCTTCAAGCAGAAGAGCGCATAAGCAAGAATCAAGTGCCCTCAATTGTCTCTTCTGAAGAACCATACACTGACAGTTTTAACTTGAGTCCACTGCTCTGTCACTTACCtggggagaagaaaagaaaggcaGAGGAAAAATCAGTTGACAGCGGTCAGCACTCAGACAATGACAGTGAAGGCTCTGGGAGTGAAGACACACTGGCGGCTACCACAGCTTCGTTGAGAGGGAGCCAGTCTGGATTGGATGTGTTAGATGCCAGGGAGGATATCATTCAGATATCTGGACAACATTCATACAACTTACAGGATATAACCAAGCCTCAAGTTAAATCAAAGGTCTTTCCCTTTCCACACTCAAAGCCCACAATTCCTCTCAAACCCTCCACCAAGGTCAGGTCAGCTTCCATTGGAGATCTGCTGTCAGACTCTTTAGTCTGTGTTCAGGTGAGACAGCATACCATAGCTTTGGCTCCAAACAACTCATCTCCTACAGATGACGTCATGCAACTTGAGACTGAAGTGGCTCTGGAAATGGAAAAGACGGATGAGCTCCTGAGCAAAATGTCCCAGTTCAAGAACAAAGGTGACGGTGAGGGCAAGCCAGAGAATCTGCTGGCCGAGGCCATGGAGAAATTAAGGAAAGCTGACCATGTGCTCAGGGAGGTCAAAAAGCTGAAAATAGCGAAGAACCCAATCTACAGAAAGAGCTGGTGA